Proteins encoded in a region of the Triticum dicoccoides isolate Atlit2015 ecotype Zavitan chromosome 3A, WEW_v2.0, whole genome shotgun sequence genome:
- the LOC119271299 gene encoding aspartic proteinase CDR1-like has product MPRTMVSRALLLVAVVLTAQLCACTAYAGSGGDGFSVEFIHRDSVRSPFHDATLTAPARVLEAVRRSAAHAAALSRSYVRADAPSADGVVSPVTSRSSEYLMAVNIGTPPTRMVAIADTGSDLIWLNCSYGGDGSGLAAARDADAQPPGVQFDPYKSTTFGVVDCNSGTCRALHGECDANSKCTYIYSYADDSRTSGLLSTETFTFADAPGARGDGTTRVAKVNFGCSTTFVGSFVGDGIVGLGGGDLSLVSQLGADTSLGRRFSYCLVPYSVKASSALNFGPRAAVTDPGAVTTPLIPSKVKAYYIVELQSLKVGNATFAAPDRSPVLVDSGTTLTFLPTALVDPLVKELSRRIKLPPVQPPEESSLLLCFDVSRVREGQVAAMIPEVTLGLGGGAAVTLKAENTFLEVQEGTLCLAVSDQFSAVSIIGNIAQQNMHVGYDLDKGTLTFAPADCARSYPAPSPSGSV; this is encoded by the coding sequence ATGCCTCGGACGATGGTATCCCGCGCTCTCCTGCTCGTCGCCGTCGTCCTGACGGCGCAGCTGTGCGCGTGCACGGCGTACGCCGGCAGCGGCGGCGATGGGTTTAGCGTGGAGTTCATCCACCGTGACTCGGTCAGGTCGCCGTTCCATGACGCGACGCTCACCGCGCCCGCCCGCGTCCTCGAGGCCGTGCGGCGGTCCGCGGCCCACGCCGCGGCGCTCTCGCGCTCCTACGTCCGCGCCGACGCGCCCTCAGCTGACGGCGTCGTGTCCCCGGTCACGTCTAGGTCGTCCGAGTACTTGATGGCCGTGAACATAGGCACGCCGCCCACTCGTATGGTCGCCATCGCCGACACCGGCAGCGACCTCATCTGGCTCAATTGCAGCTACGGAGGCGACGGTTCTGGTCTGGCGGCCGCCCGTGACGCGGACGCGCAGCCGCCGGGCGTCCAGTTCGACCCCTACAAATCGACGACGTTCGGCGTCGTGGACTGTAACTCCGGCACGTGCCGCGCGCTCCACGGGGAATGCGACGCCAACTCCAAGTGCACGTACATCTACTCCTACGCCGACGACTCCCGCACGAGCGGCCTCCTCTCCACAGAGACCTTCACCTTCGCCGACGCCCCGGGCGCCCGCGGCGATGGGACGACGCGCGTGGCCAAAGTCAACTTCGGCTGCTCCACGACCTTCGTCGGCTCGTTCGTCGGGGACGGCATcgtcggcctcggcggcggcgaccTCTCCCTCGTCAGCCAACTAGGCGCAGACACCTCGCTGGGCCGGAGGTTCTCCTACTGCCTCGTGCCCTACTCCGTCAAGGCCTCCTCCGCGCTCAACTTCGGCCCCCGGGCCGCCGTCACGGATCCGGGAGCGGTGACGACGCCGCTGATCCCATCCAAAGTGAAGGCATACTACATCGTCGAGCTCCAGTCCCTCAAGGTCGGGAACGCGACCTTCGCGGCGCCGGACCGGTCCCCCGTCCTCGTCGACTCCGGCACGACGCTCACATTCCTCCCGACGGCGCTTGTAGACCCACTGGTGAAGGAGCTGAGCCGGCGGATCAAGCTCCCTCCGGTGCAGCCGCCAGAGGAGTCGTCCCTGCTGCTGTGCTTCGACGTAAGCCGGGTGCGGGAGGGGCAGGTTGCGGCCATGATCCCTGAAGTGACgctggggctgggcggcggcgctgcggtcaCGCTGAAGGCGGAGAACACGTTCTTGGAGGTGCAGGAGGGGACTTTATGCTTGGCGGTGTCTGACCAGTTTTCTGCTGTGTCCATCATCGGGAACATCGCGCAGCAGAACATGCACGTTGGGTACGATCTCGACAAGGGCACCCTGACCTTCGCTCCAGCAGACTGCGCGCGTTCCTACCCCGCCCCCTCACCCTCCGGCTCTGTGTAG